In Camelus ferus isolate YT-003-E chromosome 10, BCGSAC_Cfer_1.0, whole genome shotgun sequence, the following proteins share a genomic window:
- the TESMIN gene encoding LOW QUALITY PROTEIN: tesmin (The sequence of the model RefSeq protein was modified relative to this genomic sequence to represent the inferred CDS: deleted 1 base in 1 codon) → MEDTPLLGRMSSPEDEMVTNLFSAESQFVSENLPLKSPVAVKHEEDEFHVLKDAYLGAADPREPLLHTFNPPLSVDCKNKVKVELLMDENEDEEVLGEYPSLPDLNPLKDSVLPAAPQPQAYNVHFLSSLLTPHRSPAVLPLGSWAREGAGHPGVRVIPVEIKEAGGSITSNNLDEATFQNPLAQESCGKFSSSQEREDASGCSQKKDLNPMVICQLKGGTQMLCIDNSGTRELKALHLVPQYQDQNNYLQSDAPKPMTTLVGRFLPVPAKLNLITQQLDNTALPSVVSGSAFPSGSTLPGPPNITLAGYCDCFAGGDFCNNCNCNNCCNNLRHEMERFKAIKACLDRNPEAFQPKIGKGKLGDAKPRHSKGCNCRRSGCLKNYCECYEAKIMCSSICKCIGCKNYEESPERKTLMNMPNYMEVGGFEGSHHLSPTKFSGLPKFRRDRPSSSCISWEVVEATCACLLAQGEEAEKERRSECLAEQMILEEFGRCLSQILLIEFKSKGLKIE, encoded by the exons ATGGAAGACACCCCTCTGCTGGGCCGCATGTCCAGCCCAGAAGACGAGATGGTGACCAACCTTTTCAGCGCGGAGAGTCAGTTTGTTTCTGAAAACCTTCCTCTGAAGTCCCCGGTGGCCGTGAAGCACGAGGAAGATGAGTTCCACGTCCTTAAAGACGCATATCTGGGCGCCGCTGACCCCAGAGAGCCCCTGCTGCACACGTTCAACCCCCCGCTCAGCGTAGACTGCAAGAATAAGGTCAAAGTGGAGCTCCTGATGGATGAGAACGAAGATGAGGAGGTACTCGGGGAGTATCCGAGCCTCCCCGACCTCAATCCCCTGAAAGACAGCGTTCTGCCCGCGGCCCCT CAGCCACAGGCCTACAACGTCCACTTCCTGTCCTCCCTGCTGACTCCGCACAGGAGTCCGGCTGTCTtgcccctgggctcctgggccaGGGAAGGAGCCGGCCACCCCGGTGTCCGGGTGATTCCA GTTGAAATAAAGGAAGCCGGTGGTTCGATTACAAGTAACAACCTGGACGAAGCAACTTTTCAGAACCCTCTTGCCCAGGAGTCCTGTGGCAAGTTCTCATCATCACAGGAAAGAGAGGATGCCTCTGGCTGCTCCCAGAAGAAGGACTTGAACCCAATG gtgaTATGTCAGTTGAAAGGGGGTACACAAATGCTGTGTATAGACAATTCTGGCACAAGAGAACTAAAAGCACTTCATTTGGTTCCTCAGTATCAAGACCAAAATAATTATCTACAGTCAG ATGCCCCTAAACCTATGACTACTTTAGTAGGAAGATTTTTGCCAGTACCAGCAAAATTAAATCTCATTACACAACAA CTGGATAATACAGCCTTACCATCCGTAGTCAGTGGGTCTGCTTTTCCCTCGGGATCAACTCTTCCAGGACCACCAAATATAACTTTGGCTGG GTACTGTGATTGCTTTGCTGGTGGAGACTTTTGCAACAACTGCAATTGTAATAATTGTTGCAACAATTTACGTCATGAAATGGAACGGTTTAAGGCCATTAAG GCATGTCTTGACAGAAATCCGGAAGCTTTCCAACCAAAAATTGGGAAAGGAAAGTTGGGAGACGCCAAGCCTCGGCACAGCAAAGGCTGCAACTGCAGGAGGTCAGGCTGCCTTAAGAACTACTGTGAGTGCTACGAG GCCAAAATTATGTGTTCTTCTATTTGTAAATGCATTGGTTgcaaaaattatgaagaaagcCCAGAACGAAAAACGCTAATGAATATGCCAAATTATATGGAAGTTGGAGGTTTTGAAGGCAGCCATCATTTATCACCAACTAAATTTTCAGGACTACCAAAATTCAGAAGAGATAG GCCGTCTTCCTCATGCATCtcctgggaggtggtggaggccACGTGCGCCTGCCTGCTGGCTCAAGGCGAAGAGGCGGAGAAGGAGCGCCGCTCCGAGTGCTTGGCGGAGCAGATGATCTTAGAGGAATTCGGGAGATGCTTGTCACAGATTCTCCTTATTGAGTTCAAATCCAAAGGGCTGAAAATTGAGTAG